In Acidimicrobiia bacterium, the sequence TAGATGTCCCGCCCGACATTCGTCGGCCACGGGAGCGTGCGGCTGCGGGTGATCGTCGAGAAATCCGAGAAGCGAACCTTCAAGGTCACGGTTCGCCCGGCAAGTCCGGCACGCCGCAACCGCTCTGCAACCCGCTCAGCCTGTCTCAGTAACTCGGCCCCGATCAAATCCAGACCTTCGATGTCCGTGTCGTAAGTCTCCTCCACCGAAATCGACTTCGCTTCGCCTCCGCCGGCAACCGGTCGATCATCGATTCCACGGGCGAGTTGGTAAAGGTGCCGGCCGAGGGTTGCACCGATTCTGCGTTCGAGCGTGCCGACCGGGATTCCTGCCAGATCACCGATCGTCTTCACACCGAGACGCTCGAGCTGGGCATACGTGGCTTCCCCAACTCCCCACAGGCGCCTCACCGGCAGCGGGTGAAGGAACTCATCAATCGCATCGGCGGGCACCAGCCGCACGCCGTCGGGCTTTGCGTCCTGAGACGCCAGCTTGGCGAGCAGTTTGTTCACCGCGATACCGGCCGAAGATGGAAGATCCAGCTCGTTGCGGATAACCCGGCGAATCTTCCCGGCGACGGACGCGGCGTCGTCGAAGTGGCGTCGCAGTCCGGAAACATCGAGAAAGGCTTCGTCAATCGAGATACCTTCGACTTGCGGGGTGAAGCGGTGAATGATCTCGAAGACGAGTTCGCTCTGCTTTCGATACTCGGCATGATCTGGAGGGACGATGATGAGCCCCCGGCAGATTCGCTTGGCTCTGGCGACGGGCATTGCCGACCGCACGGAGAAGGCGCGCGCCTCGTATGAAGCTGAGGCAACGACGCCTCGCGGGCCGGTTCCGCCCACGACGACCGGCACACCCCGCAGAGACGGATCACGCAGGCGCTCCACCTCGACGAAAAAGGCGTCTATGTCGAGGTGAATGATCGGCTCTTGGAAACCGTCGTCGGAGGCCACACGGTGACGATAGAGAGGACGGTACGCCATGACGAGCCATCTCCAATCCTCGGGCATTTACACTCGTCGCCATGGCATCATTGGTCCACCTGGCACGCCACGGCGAAGTCGACAACCCGAAGCATCTGGTCTACGCGGATTTGCCGGGGTTTGGTCTGAGCGACCTCGGCAGACTGCAAGCAAAGCAGGCAGCCCGCTACCTATCGTCCCGCCCGATCGTGGCCGTATGGTCCTCACCGCTCGAGCGAGCGATCGAAACTGCCCAGTACATCGCGGCCCGCCACCAACTCCCGGTTCGTGTCGACGAGCAGTTGACCGAGTGGCACCTGTCCTCACGGTGGTCCGGCATCCGATGGGACGACCTCCCGACCAGGCTGCCGGGCGAACTCGAGGCATACCTCGATCATCCCTGGGATCTGGACTTCACACCAGAGACTCTGGCGGACCTGGCCGAACGAGTGGCTGAGGCGGCTCGTCGCCTCGCAGAACGCCACCGAGAGGGCGATGTCGTCGTGGTCGCCCATCAGGACCCGATCCAGGCCGGCCGCCTTCGCCTAACCGGGGCGGATCTTCGCAGGCAGCAAGACGCCAAGCCCGGCCATGCATCGGTCGTTTCTCTCCGGCCGGGAACTCCGTGGAGCGAACTCAGCGCATGGGAGCCCGAGGCAGCCTCCTCCTGGCCGCCGACTCCTGATCGAGCGTAGGTCGCTAAGTGCGGCCGCCGAGCGCGGAGAGAAGCGCCTGGTCGGTTTCGAACGCCAGCGGCGGAAGATCGTCCATGGCGAAGTAGCCAACCTCATCGGCATCATCGCCTGCCTGGAGTCGACCGCCGGTGATCGTTCCGGCAAACCAAATGCCGACGGTCAGCTTGGCCGGATCGTGGAAGTTCGATGCCACGAAGACCGGTTCACCGACGTCGACTACGAGCCCGGTTTCCTCCTCCATCTCGCGGCGCGCCGCCTGGCGGACGTCTTCGCCGTAGTCGACATATCCCGCAGGGATCGCCCAGAACCCGGACCGCGTTGAGCCGGGTGCTCGCCGGATAAGGAGTACCCGTCCCGCTCCGTCTCGAACCAGGACCGCGGCGCCGACGCCGGGGTTGCGCCAGTGGACGAATCCGCAATCGGGACAGACGCGGCGGTCGCGCCCCCCGAGGCTGCGAACGGTGAGCCGGGAGGCGCACATCGGGCAGAACGTGAACTCACCGGGCCAGTGGGTCGCCATGGGC encodes:
- a CDS encoding DNA polymerase IV; translated protein: MASDDGFQEPIIHLDIDAFFVEVERLRDPSLRGVPVVVGGTGPRGVVASASYEARAFSVRSAMPVARAKRICRGLIIVPPDHAEYRKQSELVFEIIHRFTPQVEGISIDEAFLDVSGLRRHFDDAASVAGKIRRVIRNELDLPSSAGIAVNKLLAKLASQDAKPDGVRLVPADAIDEFLHPLPVRRLWGVGEATYAQLERLGVKTIGDLAGIPVGTLERRIGATLGRHLYQLARGIDDRPVAGGGEAKSISVEETYDTDIEGLDLIGAELLRQAERVAERLRRAGLAGRTVTLKVRFSDFSTITRSRTLPWPTNVGRDIYRMAGQLLERSEIGERPVRLIGIGLSMLEEGGAPHQLATDRPGEWDDLAGAVSEVRDRFGAEALKPARLTRPDHDEG
- a CDS encoding NUDIX hydrolase, yielding MATHWPGEFTFCPMCASRLTVRSLGGRDRRVCPDCGFVHWRNPGVGAAVLVRDGAGRVLLIRRAPGSTRSGFWAIPAGYVDYGEDVRQAARREMEEETGLVVDVGEPVFVASNFHDPAKLTVGIWFAGTITGGRLQAGDDADEVGYFAMDDLPPLAFETDQALLSALGGRT
- a CDS encoding histidine phosphatase family protein, which produces MASLVHLARHGEVDNPKHLVYADLPGFGLSDLGRLQAKQAARYLSSRPIVAVWSSPLERAIETAQYIAARHQLPVRVDEQLTEWHLSSRWSGIRWDDLPTRLPGELEAYLDHPWDLDFTPETLADLAERVAEAARRLAERHREGDVVVVAHQDPIQAGRLRLTGADLRRQQDAKPGHASVVSLRPGTPWSELSAWEPEAASSWPPTPDRA